From the Drosophila willistoni isolate 14030-0811.24 chromosome 2L unlocalized genomic scaffold, UCI_dwil_1.1 Seg168, whole genome shotgun sequence genome, the window CAAAGGAGCTACAGGATTAGACATAATTCAAAAGACCCTTCGTATTTGGTTCACAtaacaaaaactttattttttcaacaatttataCCCTAGCCTCTTGCATTGCGGGCATTACGGACATTGACCGACTTACTGGCTGATCTCGTGGATCTAGCGTTCCGACGAGCTTTAAGGCTCTTGTTGCGTTTCAGTTTTGCACTGCGACTGCGGCCACTCCGACTGCTCGTTGAGGCTGTGGTAGTTGAGCTTACTCTTATTTTCCTTACGGCTGTGTATTGCAAATTGGAGACATAGACTTTTTTGACACTACCACCCGAACCCGAAGATGATGTGGCGTTGCTGGTTGTTGCCCCATTGGCTGTGTCCAGGCAATAGAGCGTCAGGATACTAATAAGACCGAAGAAAATAACGAACTTCATGCTAAGGCGAATGGTTGAATTGGATATGCATAAATCGATTAAATGGCACAGCTTAAGTAGTTGCCAAAATTTGACTTCATATATTTACACAGTTTGCTATCAAAGTGCGTGGTGGCTTTTGAGAAGGTCAACTAAACTGTGTAAACATTTTGATCGTTAGCAAAAGCCAGCGCCTTACCTTGGAGTCGAACAAGGGCAACAAATAAGCAATCATATGTGAGAGAGTTTAAACTATAGTCATCTATTTTTTGCAGAAGAAATTTAGATCTAAgatcacacacacatgaaaatCCGTATTTAACAAATGTTCAATAACCGTCTACTTTGATTCAGATTGATTGAATGGACCCTTGGAGATCCGATGTATCATGCGACGCATTTGCTCTTCGTTGCCATATTTCTGAGCATCGGCCACGACGGCTGCGTGATGGGAACTCGCATCAGCTGAGATTTCTTCCTGCAATTGGCGGCTGAGCTCAAATGATTGCCTgaaatatacacacatacatatacatatgaatgttCAACAAAATAAATCACGATTTTATACTCACTTGACCGAAGTGAAACCAAAAATAGCACCAAATACCCCGAGAGCTATGAGAAAAAGGGCCACCTGCCAGTTGGATACACGTTTCATGCCCTTTATGCCATAGTAAGCTCCGGGATTGGGACTGTAATTGGGTCTTACTTCCCAAGCCTGATATGTTTGATCTGACTCAGTTGCCTGGCTACGGGCTCCGCCCGTTGGCGTCCACAACAGGCTATCATCGTAGACTCGTCGACTTTGCGGTTTTACCAGAATACGATAGGCCTCCGAAATCTGAACAAAACGATTAGTTTTTTCAACATTAGTAGCATCGCTTCTGACGTCGGGATGAAACTAAAATCACGGAAAAGGTTAAAAATGGGTTGTAAGAGGAATGAATGTAAATTTCTTACCTGTTTTGAGAGCTTTACGAACGCATTTCTAATGTCTCTAGTGCTGCAATCACTGTTAACATTTAGCACTTCATAGTGGGTCTCCGGCTTGGGTGTTTTTCTACTGTATCTgtacaaaatttaattgatgTAAATGGTTtatataacaataataaaataaatctcTAATAT encodes:
- the LOC6652167 gene encoding dnaJ-like protein 60, yielding MMFRLTCITPRIDAVHRRKYSRKTPKPETHYEVLNVNSDCSTRDIRNAFVKLSKQFHPDVRSDATNVEKTNRFVQISEAYRILVKPQSRRVYDDSLLWTPTGGARSQATESDQTYQAWEVRPNYSPNPGAYYGIKGMKRVSNWQVALFLIALGVFGAIFGFTSVKQSFELSRQLQEEISADASSHHAAVVADAQKYGNEEQMRRMIHRISKGPFNQSESK
- the LOC124459955 gene encoding uncharacterized protein LOC124459955, with the translated sequence MKFVIFFGLISILTLYCLDTANGATTSNATSSSGSGGSVKKVYVSNLQYTAVRKIRVSSTTTASTSSRSGRSRSAKLKRNKSLKARRNARSTRSASKSVNVRNARNARG